The genomic region AAAAACTAAATAACTGGGTTTCGCGGACTTAACAATCTTGAACAGATAAACGTTACCTTTACCGCCTTGAGATTGGGTGATAACTGTTAATAAGCTTTGAGGAGAAGGGGGCAATCCAGGGATATTTAGGTCATTAATTCTTTTCAGGTGAAGAACTTTAACATCCCCCTCATCATTACAATTACGTTCCCCAAAACTCTGTAAACAACCATCGGCATTCAAGACGACAAAGGAGGGATTATCTAACCACGCTTGAGATATAGTTTCAGATGTGGCCAAAAAACTAATAGTTACACCATGACCATTAGATAAATAAATAGTTTCTGGTTTAACTTGCCTCGTTTGTCCCTCGTTATTTCCTACCCTTATCTGTCGTACAATATCTGTCTGGGATAAGACAGGTAAAGTTATTAAGCCTAAAACCAAACTGCTAATTAAAAATGTTTTCATAACTCCAATAACCTGTTAACTTGTATCTGTACCTTAGTCCCGTCTTTGAGATACCAAAGGCGTTCCCTGTCCTGTAACTCATCGATTTCCCTCTCATTACGCCGTTTCATTTGCTCACTCAAGGGTTCAAAGCCACCCTCAAGAACAGCGCCAGTGATATTAGGACTATCGTAAGTAGAAGACTGGGAGAAGCCGCCAAAACCGCTACTAGATGATGTGGAGGTAGGACGGTTGACGACTTCCCCAACCTTACCCAATGCTCCGACGACGAAACCCATCGCATCCCGTCGGGCTATATCTCCCCTGGCATCATTCCTCAAAACGGCAATTAACGGTTTTCCTCCTGGGGCACGTAATGCGAATACGCCCCTCGGTAATTCCATCTCTTGCCCATCAAGCCGGATAGCGATCGCATCCCCGATGACCATACCGCTATCATGAATTTGATCGACAAGGAAGATTATTTCTGTCCCCTCTGGTAATACCTCAATCCCATTAAGATCGCTTATGGGTTCGGATAAAGTAACGACGAAGGGATCGCTACTTTCCATCCCCTGTGCCCATATTATGGATGTGGCAATCTGGGCAAAGGCGATCGTTCCAACAGGGATGATATGACTTTGAGTTGGTGAATCGCCCAATAATTCCATCTCCTCAGTATCACCTCTTGATGTGGTTAGAATCACCGGCGATCTATCTACCGGAAGTTCCCCTTTGACAAAAAGCTACAACCTATGCTGTGGGTAAATTGTCTGAATTTGTGTCAGTGGTTTACTGGGTACAAATTAAAGAAACTCCCAACAAATCTAAAGCTTTTTGTTGGAGATGAGTTGGTTGAGTAATTTTCTCAAAACTTAAAGATGCTTCACAACAGTTTGATTGAATTTTATTTTTAGCAATTGTTGCCAAATCTTCCATCAAAGTACGGAAACTATGAACAGTAAATTTTTCGCTAGTCTTTTTTCTAGCCGCTTTAGCCTTCGCTTTTTTTGAACGTTTTTGAGATGTAACAACATTATTATTCGGTTCAGATTCTTCAACGACTTTTTCATCATCAAACAATAAAGGTGCTAAACCCGCATTTCTCACAAACACGGCGATCGCTAACGCTAAAACTTTTACCAGAAAAGGGTTTGAGCAAGAACCCGTCTTTGAGGCACATCAGACAGTGTGCTTAAATCAATCTATTTAAAAACATCATCAAAAAAGATGTTAAAAATACTTTTCAAAGAGAGTATTTTATTATTAATTAAAGAGAAAAATATTATCCCCAATGGGGGAAATAAATGATACAATATCTAAAGTTTTATTTTTAGAAAAATTGAGAAATTTATGGGCTGTAGGTTTCCTCGCAAAGTTAGCAATCAACTAAATCTAGGGAAAGTCAAAGGAAAAGAAGTAATAGCTAATTTTGACGGAGGAGAAATTACATCAAATGCGGGAATTGTCTTATTGGCAGAATTAGATAAAAAGTTAAAAATTACAAAACAATTCGCTGAATGTTTTCAAGATTATCGAAATGTATCTTCGATAAATTATTCGCCTCATCAATTATTAGCTCAAAGGATTTATGGAATTGTTTTAGGATATGAAGATGTTAATGACCATGATAAATTACGCTTAGATCCAGCTTTATCAATAGCTATAAAAAAATCATGCTTAATTAAACCCAATCAAGAAAAATTAGCTGGAAAAAGCACAATTAATAGACTCGAATATTGTCCAGCTACAATTTTAAATCAAAGTGAGAGCCGATATCATAAAATACAATATCAGCCGGAAAAAATAAAAAAGACATTTATTGATATTTTTATTCAATAGAGATAAAAAACCACCAAAAAGTATTATTTTAGATTTAGATGTCACTGATGATCAAGTGCATGGTAATCAAGAAGGTGCTTTTTTTAATTCACTATTATAAAGGGGTTTGCTATGCTCCTTTATATATATTTTGTGGTCGTCATTTATTAGCGGCTAAACTTAGATCATCTAATATCGATCCAGCTTCAGGAGCTTTAGAAGAATTACAGCGAGTCATCGGATTAATTAGACAAAAATGGAAAACCACTCATATTACAGTTAGAGCAGATAGTGCCTATTGCCGTGAAGAAATCCTCTTTTTCTGTGAGGAGCAAGAACGAGTTGATTATGTTATAGCTATGGCAACGAACAGCCAATTGAAGCTACGAGCCACAGTAGAAATTGAA from Gloeothece citriformis PCC 7424 harbors:
- a CDS encoding TrbI/VirB10 family protein encodes the protein MILTTSRGDTEEMELLGDSPTQSHIIPVGTIAFAQIATSIIWAQGMESSDPFVVTLSEPISDLNGIEVLPEGTEIIFLVDQIHDSGMVIGDAIAIRLDGQEMELPRGVFALRAPGGKPLIAVLRNDARGDIARRDAMGFVVGALGKVGEVVNRPTSTSSSSGFGGFSQSSTYDSPNITGAVLEGGFEPLSEQMKRRNEREIDELQDRERLWYLKDGTKVQIQVNRLLEL